Proteins encoded in a region of the Enterococcus gilvus ATCC BAA-350 genome:
- a CDS encoding glycoside hydrolase family 3 protein has product MKKNFLIGLMMVSAAFLFTACGNGTKEQSTASTNKSTQTTETTTKTTEKATVKDKMEKKVEKTMADMTLEEKVGQLFMARVPEENQVADIQKFHLGGYLLFDRDMQVKGQSDIKQTIESYQESSKVPLFIGSDEEGGSVSRLSRNQIVSPAFESPQALYQKEGWDGIIKDSDRKAQVFRELGIQLGMFPDADVSTDPQSFIYDRTIGMDAAGTSHYVKISVEEMKKQKIGSTLKHFPGYGNNRDSHVEIVTDDRSMEDLRKNDFLPFEAGIKAGADSIMVSHNIVKAIDGNRPASISKPVHDVIRNELGFTGVIMTDDMDMAGLADFISQEEAGLQALQAGNDMILSSSYSTQIPYILEAIKKGTYSEKELDQSVKRLLTWKAELGLLN; this is encoded by the coding sequence GTGAAAAAAAATTTTTTGATTGGTTTGATGATGGTGTCCGCGGCATTTCTTTTCACTGCGTGCGGCAATGGAACGAAGGAACAGTCCACCGCGTCAACAAACAAATCCACGCAAACAACTGAAACGACAACAAAGACGACCGAAAAAGCAACGGTGAAAGATAAAATGGAGAAAAAAGTGGAAAAAACAATGGCTGATATGACGTTGGAAGAAAAAGTCGGACAGCTTTTCATGGCACGTGTGCCTGAGGAGAACCAAGTGGCAGATATCCAAAAATTTCATTTAGGCGGCTATCTATTATTTGATCGCGACATGCAAGTCAAAGGGCAAAGCGACATCAAACAAACGATCGAAAGCTACCAAGAGTCCAGCAAGGTGCCTTTATTCATTGGTTCGGACGAAGAGGGCGGAAGCGTCAGCCGTTTGAGTCGCAACCAAATCGTCTCGCCAGCTTTTGAAAGCCCGCAAGCGTTATACCAAAAAGAGGGCTGGGATGGTATCATAAAAGATAGTGATCGCAAAGCACAAGTGTTTCGCGAACTAGGCATCCAGCTAGGCATGTTTCCCGATGCAGACGTATCGACTGACCCGCAATCCTTTATTTATGATCGGACGATCGGCATGGATGCCGCAGGGACGAGTCATTATGTGAAGATAAGCGTCGAAGAAATGAAAAAACAAAAAATCGGTTCGACCTTGAAGCATTTTCCCGGATATGGGAACAATCGTGACTCTCATGTGGAGATCGTCACGGATGACCGTTCAATGGAGGATTTGCGAAAAAATGATTTTCTGCCCTTTGAAGCGGGGATCAAAGCCGGAGCCGACAGCATCATGGTTTCCCACAACATTGTAAAAGCCATCGACGGCAACCGACCTGCGTCGATCTCAAAACCTGTCCACGATGTCATCCGTAATGAGCTGGGCTTTACAGGAGTCATCATGACAGATGATATGGATATGGCGGGCTTAGCGGACTTTATCTCGCAGGAGGAAGCGGGGCTTCAGGCGCTGCAGGCAGGCAATGATATGATTTTATCATCCAGTTACAGTACACAGATCCCGTATATTTTGGAAGCAATCAAAAAAGGGACATACAGTGAGAAAGAATTAGACCAATCTGTGAAGCGTCTGCTGACATGGAAAGCGGAATTAGGACTGCTCAACTAA